Proteins encoded together in one Cicer arietinum cultivar CDC Frontier isolate Library 1 chromosome 4, Cicar.CDCFrontier_v2.0, whole genome shotgun sequence window:
- the LOC101504914 gene encoding aspartic proteinase 36: MQFIYITLLLLASIAAPTVCTTYLPLKRVIPLNHHVKIDTLIARDRVRHSRILGGVGVNFSVQGIADPNSFGLYTTKVELGSPPREFTVQIDTGSDVLWVNCNPCTGCPHSSGLGIELNFFDTTSSSTAALVHCSDPICSLAVQGAQASCSDKDNHNQCSYAFLFQDNSATSGFYLSDNMYFDTIIGHSSPTSINSSATILFGCSTKVSGGFTKTARAFDGIFGFGPNDVSVVSQLSSQGKTPKVFSHCLKGDGNGGGILVIGEILEPNIVYSPMVPSRLHYVLNLQSISINGNLLSINPAVFVTSDDKGIVVDSGTTLAYLIQEAYDPLVNAITTAISQLGSPAISEGSPCYLVSTSIDIFPSITFNFAGGAHMVLKPAQYLVHNDFLFSSTWCIGFQKIQSGPSILGDLVLKDRIVVYDLDNQRIGWTDYNCSMPVNISMTRSKDRNINPRTKRSSASSSELRIHCTFLHVTFVAFLMHILYSS; this comes from the exons ATGCAGTTCATCTACATTACACTGCTGTTGTTGGCCAGCATTGCGGCACCTACTGTGTGCACCACTTACCTTCCTCTAAAACGGGTCATTCCACTTAACCACCACGTTAAGATTGACACATTGATAGCTCGCGACAGAGTTCGCCACTCAAGAATCTTGGGTGGTGTTGGCGTCAACTTCTCAGTCCAAGGGATCGCTGATCCAAACTCCTTTGG TCTCTATACCACAAAAGTAGAGCTTGGATCTCCACCAAGGGAGTTTACGGTTCAGATTGACACCGGAAGTGACGTTCTATGGGTTAACTGTAATCCTTGTACTGGTTGCCCTCATTCCAGTGGACTTGGG ATTGAACTCAATTTTTTTGACACAACTAGTTCATCCACGGCCGCACTAGTACATTGCTCAGACCCGATATGCTCTCTCGCGGTTCAAGGTGCGCAAGCTAGTTGCTCTGATAAGGATAATCATAATCAGTGCAGCTACGCCTTTCTGTTTCAAGATAACAGTGCTACCTCCGGTTTTTATTTATCTGATAACATGTATTTTGACACGATAATCGGGCATTCTTCTCCGACTAGTATTAACTCTTCAGCCACTATTCTTTTTGG GTGTAGCACCAAGGTATCTGGAGGTTTTACCAAGACGGCAAGAGCGTTTGATGGAATCTTTGGGTTTGGCCCTAATGATGTATCAGTTGTATCACAATTGTCATCACAAGGAAAAACACCCAAAGTTTTCTCTCACTGTTTGAAAGGAGATGGAAATGGAGGAGGAATTCTAGTTATTGGTGAAATATTGGAGCCGAATATTGTTTATAGTCCAATGGTCCCATCGCG GCTTCATTATGTCTTAAATCTCCAAAGCATTTCTATCAATGGGAATCTCCTTTCAATTAATCCAGCCGTATTTGTAACATCAGACGACAAAGGAATTGTAGTTGACAGCGGTACAACATTGGCATATCTTATTCAAGAAGCTTATGATCCTCTTGTTAATGCC ATAACTACCGCTATATCACAGCTTGGCAGCCCCGCTATTTCAGAAGGAAGTCCTTGCTATCTGGTTTCAACCAG TATAGATATTTTTCCTTCGATCACCTTTAACTTTGCTGGTGGAGCGCACATGGTTCTAAAACCAGCACAGTACCTTGTGCACAATGATTTCTTG TTCTCTTCAACGTGGTGCATTGGTTTTCAAAAAATACAAAGTGGACCCTCAATATTAGGAG ATCTTGTCTTAAAAGATAGGATAGTTGTTTATGACTTGGATAATCAGCGTATAGGATGGACCGACTATAATT GTTCTATGCCTGTCAACATCTCTATGACCCGGAGCAAGGATAGAAACATAAATCCAAGAACAAAACGATCAAGTGCCAGTAGCTCCGAGTTAAGGATTCACTGCACGTTTTTACATGTAACCTTTGTAGCTTTTCTTATGCACATATTGTATTCTTCATGA
- the LOC101503621 gene encoding uncharacterized protein: MCSQKTLFRIINKTVSFPSNQQQQHELAHKITQILINSKTPNYFKSNNTELHSMISCITPHVTYRVLSNPILPPHSCLSFFHFLKTQHSNISLKPDLNSHLILLSRLFQARKFASMKTILNSVVNDSEFGCPVSGIVDLVDEFEPHFVEELCDMLFRVCSDNRLFEEAFRVYDYVEEKGLVIEERSCFVLLLALKKFGEVDLCLRFFRRMVESESIEIRVQSLTLVVDVLCRRGEVGKAKELMDEMVGKSIVKPTVFTYNTLLNAYVGIKDRKGVDEILRLMEREGVVRSVATYSILIQWYSSSGDIGEAEKIFEEMRERNVEMDVYVYSSMISWNCRLGNMKRAFDLFDEMSQRDIAPNAHTYGSLICGVCKAGQMEAAEILLEEMQSKGVDLNIVIFNTMMDGYSKRGMMDEASRLQGIMERKGFNADVFTYNILASGLCKLHRYNEAKQTLNSMIEQGIEPNVVTFTTFVEIYSKEGNLAEAERIFRDMEKKGEVPNVVTYNTLIDAYCKKEKVKQAHSIKSEMVNKGLVPDVYTYSSLIHGECIVGRVDAALKLFNEMGLKGITGNVATYTSIISGLSKEGRSDEAFNLYDEMMRKGLTPDDRVFAGLVGSLHKPVTHAALKQNEYEEQK; the protein is encoded by the coding sequence ATGTGTTCCCAAAAGACCCTTTTCagaatcatcaacaaaactgtGTCTTTTCCTTcaaaccaacaacaacaacatgaaCTTGCTCATAAGATTACTCAAATCCTCATCAATTCAAAAACCCCAAACTATTTCAAATCCAATAATACAGAACTTCACTCAATGATCTCCTGCATCACCCCCCATGTTACTTACCGTGTTCTTTCAAACCCCATTCTCCCACCTCATTCCTGTTTATCCTTTTTCCATTTCCTTAAAACCCAACATTCCAACATTTCACTTAAACCTGACCTAAATTCCCATTTGATTCTCCTTTCGAGACTCTTCCAAGCTCGGAAATTCGCTTCCATGAAGACTATTTTGAATTCTGTGGTTAATGATTCAGAATTTGGTTGTCCGGTTTCGGGTAttgttgatttggttgatgaatTTGAGCCACATTTTGTTGAGGAGCTTTGTGACATGTTGTTTAGGGTTTGTTCTGATAATAGGTTGTTTGAAGAGGCATTTAGGGTTTATGATTATGTGGAAGAAAAAGGGTTGGTGATTGAGGAGAGGTCCTGCTTTGTGCTTTTGCTTGCGTTGAAAAAATTCGGTGAGGTTGATTTGTGTCTTAGGTTCTTTCGTCGAATGGTTGAGTCGGAGAGTATTGAAATTAGAGTTCAATCTTTGACACTTGTGGTGGATGTGTTGTGTAGGAGAGGAGAGGTTGGGAAAGCTAAGGAGTTGATGGATGAGATGGTGGGGAAAAGTATTGTGAAACCGACTGTGTTTACTTACAATACATTGTTGAATGCGTATGTTGGAATAAAGGATCGAAAGGGAGTTGATGAGATACTGAGGTTGATGGAGAGGGAGGGAGTTGTTCGAAGTGTGGCTACATATAGTATTTTGATTCAGTGGTATTCGAGTTCTGGTGATATTGGTGAAGCTGAAAAAATATTCGAGGAGATGCGTGAGAGAAATGTAGAAATGGATGTTTATGTCTATTCATCGATGATAAGTTGGAATTGTAGGTTAGGAAATATGAAAAGGGCCTTTGAtttgtttgatgaaatgtctCAGAGAGACATTGCTCCTAATGCGCATACTTACGGCTCTTTGATTTGTGGTGTGTGCAAAGCAGGTCAAATGGAAGCTGCAGAAATCTTGTTGGAAGAGATGCAAAGTAAGGGAGTCGACCTAAATATAGTCATTTTTAACACAATGATGGATGGTTACTCCAAAAGAGGAATGATGGATGAAGCTTCAAGGCTGCAAGGAATCATGGAAAGGAAAGGATTCAACGCAGATGTGTTTACGTACAACATTCTTGCTAGTGGTCTTTGTAAATTGCATAGGTACAACGAAGCGAAGCAAACTTTAAACTCAATGATAGAGCAAGGAATCGAACCAAATGTTGTGACATTCACTACATTTGTCGAGATATATAGCAAGGAAGGAAACCTTGCAGAAGCTGAGAGGATCTTTAGGGATATGGAGAAAAAGGGAGAAGTGCCTAACGTTGTTACTTATAACACTCTAATCGATGCATATTGCAAGAAAGAAAAAGTGAAGCAAGCGCATTCGATAAAATCTGAAATGGTAAACAAAGGGTTAGTGCCAGATGTGTATACATACTCATCACTAATACATGGGGAATGTATTGTTGGCAGGGTAGATGCGGCACTTAAACTTTTCAACGAGATGGGTTTAAAGGGCATAACTGGAAACGTTGCAACGTATACATCGATTATTTCAGGTTTATCCAAAGAAGGGAGATCAGATGAAGCTTTTAACTTGTATGATGAGATGATGAGAAAGGGCCTAACACCTGATGATAGAGTTTTTGCTGGACTTGTTGGTAGCCTTCACAAACCCGTCACTCATGCTGCTCTTAAACAAAATGAATACGAGGAACAAAAGTAG
- the LOC101505217 gene encoding cation/H(+) antiporter 15-like: MEMSYFACYNVTLSASNKIWMTDDVMIKRIPLLSLQIAYNILASRLFYFILKPLHVPLIVAQMLAGFALSPTLFGRFEQVFTLFYGQHGILAIETFSNLGIMYYVFLSGLEMNSETILRSRKKGTSIAVAGIVTSMLFGVGLFTLQHKLEDNEDMISRKPNKQNQAYLFWCLALSVTGFPVLARILANLKLLYTKLGKDALTAAMLTDVYGWVLFTLLIPYSNNGGKPYLSAITTLLFIVFCFTVVRPILVPIIEHKTSTNTWRKSHILDVLMGVFICSYITDFLGTHPIVGAFVFGLILPHGKFADMVMEMSDDFVSGILCPAFFSGFGFRLNLPYLWKQQNSGLMLLIMLLLCIPKVLSSLIVTFFFGMPARDGLAIGLLLNTKGIMAVILLNVAWDKRILEPYAFMVMMMAIIVMTVIVSPLINAIYKPKFRFMQSQLRTVQKLRFDMELRVVACVHNAKQSYGMIKVLEAINASRVSPVHVSAVHLVELTRHGTAILVSQMDNTIGSQAEFETITDIFEGFTQQYNAVRFDTSSVVSSYATIHEDINNVAEEKRASIILLPFHKEYITSESSIEINNNEHCEINKNVLQQAPCSVGIFVDRGLGSLSKTNMRIITIFIGGSDDREALSIAWRMARHSETQLHVVRILLLGKAAEKAKELKTSKTKSNGMLSTVMDDVMQKELDEEYILSFRLKAVNNNDSIVYSEREVHSDKSEEIPTLLNEIDKPGYDLYVVGQGSGKNSPVFLRLLKWCDHPELGVIGDILASTSFGTHSSVLIVQQYLPGRKRVVRKCHREIKSGPEIL, translated from the exons ATGGAGATGTCATATTTTGCATGTTATAATGTAACGTTGAGTGCTTCAAACAAAATCTGGATGACTGATGATGTTATGATAAAACGCATTCCTCTTTTGTCTCTCCAAATTGCTTATAATATTTTGGCTTCTCGTCTTTTCTACTTCATCCTCAAGCCCCTTCATGTGCCCCTCATTGTTGCACAAATGCTT GCTGGTTTTGCTTTGAGTCCAACACTGTTTGGAAGATTCGAACAAGTATTCACCTTGTTTTATGGGCAACATGGTATCCTAGCCATTGAAACCTTTTCAAACTTGGGAATTATGTACTATGTGTTCCTTAGTGGTTTAGAGATGAATTCAGAAACCATCTTAAGATCGAGAAAGAAAGGCACAAGCATTGCAGTTGCAGGCATTGTAACTTCAATGTTATTTGGTGTTGGACTTTTTACATTACAACACAAACTTGAAGATAATGAAGATATGATATCACgaaaaccaaacaaacaaaatcaagCCTATTTGTTTTGGTGTTTAGCTCTTTCTGTAACAGGTTTTCCAGTTCTTGCAAGAATCCTTGCTAATCTTAAACTCTTATATACAAAGCTTGGCAAAGATGCATTAACAGCAGCTATGTTAACTGATGTATATGGTTGGGTTTTGTTCACATTATTGATTCCTTATTCAAACAATGGTGGAAAACCATATCTCTCAGCAATCACTACCTTGTTGTTCatagttttttgttttactgTGGTGAGACCTATCCTTGTTCCTATTATTGAACACAAAACAAGCACCAACACATGGCGCAAGTCACACATATTGGACGTGTTGATGGGAGTGTTTATTTGTTCATACATTACTGATTTTCTTGGCACACATCCTATTGTTGGAGCTTTTGTGTTTGGACTAATATTGCCTCATGGAAAGTTTGCTGATATGGTGATGGAAATGTCTGATGATTTTGTTTCTGGGATTCTATGTCCTGCCTTTTTTTCTGGATTTGGATTTAGACTCAACTTGCCTTATCTTTGGAAGCAACAAAATTCTGGTTTAATGTTGTTGATTATGCTTTTGTTATGCATCCCAAAAGTTTTGAGCTCTTTAATTGTTACTTTCTTCTTCGGTATGCCGGCTCGAGATGGCCTTGCCATTGGACTGCTTCTCAACACCAAGGGCATCATGGCAGTCATTCTACTAAATGTTGCTTGGGACAAAAGG ATTTTGGAGCCATATGCTTTCATGGTTATGATGATGGCTATTATAGTAATGACAGTGATCGTCTCTCCTTTGATCAATGCTATATACAAACCCAAATTTCGATTCATGCAATCTCAATTAAGGACAGTGCAAAAGCTAAGGTTCGATATGGAGCTTCGAGTCGTCGCTTGTGTCCACAATGCTAAACAATCCTATGGCATGATCAAAGTCCTTGAAGCCATAAATGCTAGCAGAGTTTCACCTGTACATGTCTCTGCAGTTCATCTCGTTGAACTCACAAGACATGGCACTGCTATTCTTGTTTCCCAAATGGACAACACTATTGGATCACAAGCAGAGTTTGAGACAATAACTGATATATTTGAAGGATTTACACAACAATACAATGCTGTTAGATTTGACACATCAAGTGTTGTATCATCCTATGCAACTATCCATGAAGACATAAACAATGTAGCTGAAGAGAAACGTGCAAGCATAATTCTTCTTCCCTTTCACAAAGAGTACATAACATCAGAAAGTTCTATAGAAATAAACAACAATGAACATTGTGAGATAAACAAAAATGTTCTTCAACAAGCGCCTTGTTCGGTAGGAATCTTCGTGGATCGTGGTCTAGGATCATTGTCAAAAACAAACATGAGAATCATAACAATCTTCATTGGAGGGTCTGACGACCGCGAAGCGTTGTCTATCGCGTGGAGAATGGCAAGGCATTCGGAAACACAATTACATGTTGTTAGGATCCTTTTGTTAGGTAAAGCAGCAGAAAAAGCAAAAGAGTTGAAAACAAGCAAAACCAAAAGTAATGGAATGTTGTCAACAGTTATGGATGATGTGATGCAGAAAGAGTTGGATGAAGAGTACATACTTTCCTTCAGGCTCAAGGCAGTGAACAATAATGACTCTATTGTTTACTCAGAGAGGGAAGTGCATTCAGACAAAAGTGAAGAGATTCCAACACTTCTGAATGAGATTGACAAACCTGGATATGACTTGTACGTTGTTGGACAAGGGAGTGGTAAGAACTCACCTGTTTTTTTAAGGTTGTTGAAATGGTGTGACCATCCAGAACTTGGTGTTATAGGTGACATATTGGCTTCAACAAGTTTTGGAACACACTCTTCTGTGCTTATTGTGCAGCAGTATCTGCCAGGGAGAAAACGTGTTGTTAGGAAATGTCATCGTGAAATCAAAAGTGGTCCtgagattttataa